In one Deltaproteobacteria bacterium PRO3 genomic region, the following are encoded:
- a CDS encoding TerC family protein, translating to MSLQAWLWTGFLIFIMAMLLLDLMVFNRKSHTIRIKEAILWSIFWIVLALIFNAGIWYLEGHDLALQFLSGYLVEKSLSVDNLFVFLLIFSYFKVPGIYQHKVLFWGIFGALVFRAIFIFAGIALLEKFHWLMYILGAFLVVTGVKLIFEQEKEIHPEKNPMLNLVRRMIPVTPNYEGDRFFLKRAGKLMATPLFIVLVVVETTDVVFAVDSVPAVLAISRDPFIVFSSNAFAILGLRALFFALAGMMQAFHYLHYGLAAILAFIGVKMILSGWYKIPIAYALGFIALSLILSSLASVFWPKKEPPVAIEPPQAH from the coding sequence ATGTCGTTACAAGCCTGGCTCTGGACCGGTTTTCTCATCTTCATCATGGCGATGCTCTTGCTGGACCTGATGGTCTTCAACCGCAAGTCGCACACCATCCGCATCAAAGAGGCCATCCTCTGGAGCATCTTCTGGATCGTCTTGGCCCTCATTTTCAATGCCGGGATTTGGTACTTGGAGGGCCACGACCTGGCCTTGCAGTTCTTGAGCGGCTACCTGGTCGAAAAGTCGCTAAGCGTCGACAATCTCTTCGTCTTTCTCCTGATCTTTTCCTATTTCAAGGTACCCGGGATTTACCAGCATAAGGTACTGTTTTGGGGCATCTTCGGGGCTTTGGTGTTTCGCGCCATCTTCATCTTCGCCGGCATCGCCCTGCTCGAAAAATTCCATTGGCTCATGTACATCCTGGGAGCCTTCCTGGTCGTTACAGGGGTCAAGCTGATCTTCGAGCAAGAGAAGGAGATCCATCCCGAGAAGAACCCCATGCTCAACCTCGTGCGCCGCATGATCCCGGTCACGCCCAATTACGAGGGAGACCGCTTCTTCCTCAAGCGGGCCGGCAAGCTGATGGCGACGCCGCTCTTCATCGTCTTGGTGGTGGTCGAAACCACCGACGTCGTCTTCGCGGTCGACTCGGTTCCTGCGGTGCTGGCGATCAGCCGCGATCCCTTCATCGTGTTCAGCTCCAACGCCTTCGCCATCCTCGGGTTGCGCGCCCTGTTCTTCGCCTTGGCCGGGATGATGCAGGCCTTCCACTATCTGCACTACGGCCTCGCCGCGATCCTGGCCTTCATCGGCGTCAAGATGATCCTGTCGGGCTGGTACAAGATCCCCATCGCCTACGCCTTGGGCTTCATCGCCCTTTCGCTGATTCTCTCGTCCTTGGCCTCGGTTTTTTGGCCGAAGAAGGAGCCGCCCGTGGCCATCGAGCCGCCGCAGGCGCACTGA
- a CDS encoding thioredoxin family protein — MKKAVFYHAGCPVCVSAERQFVAALDPRQYTVEVVHLGESKGRLAEAEQAGVKSVPALVIDGQPFHINYGASLNDLR, encoded by the coding sequence ATGAAAAAAGCGGTCTTCTATCACGCCGGATGCCCGGTCTGCGTCAGCGCGGAACGGCAATTCGTCGCCGCGCTGGATCCAAGGCAATACACGGTGGAAGTCGTGCACTTGGGCGAGAGCAAAGGGCGCCTCGCCGAGGCCGAGCAGGCGGGGGTCAAGTCGGTGCCGGCCCTGGTTATCGACGGACAGCCCTTCCACATCAATTACGGGGCCTCGTTGAACGACCTGCGTTGA
- a CDS encoding winged helix-turn-helix transcriptional regulator, with amino-acid sequence MKTPRPFASAQDAVPRKVLTGLAKLALALKSASWREAGPRALTPTQGQILAILNAKGDLRLGEVAADLGVKPATASVAVEALAEKGLVSKRWSHADSRALVIRLSAGGRREAKRVATWPDFLLDAVASLSEAEQEVFLKALIKMIRGLQERGEISTARMCVGCRFFRPSVHADPERPHHCAFVDAAFGDGQLRLDCADFEAAAPEEARENFLKWSNG; translated from the coding sequence ATGAAAACGCCACGACCCTTCGCCTCGGCCCAAGACGCCGTTCCCCGCAAGGTCCTGACCGGCCTGGCCAAGCTGGCCCTCGCGCTCAAGAGCGCCTCTTGGCGGGAGGCCGGGCCGCGGGCCCTGACGCCGACGCAGGGGCAGATCCTGGCGATCCTGAACGCCAAGGGTGACTTGCGGCTGGGGGAGGTCGCGGCGGACCTGGGCGTCAAGCCGGCCACGGCCAGCGTGGCGGTCGAGGCCCTTGCGGAGAAGGGTCTCGTTTCTAAGCGATGGTCGCATGCGGATTCGCGGGCGCTGGTGATCCGTCTGAGCGCGGGGGGCCGGCGGGAGGCGAAGCGGGTGGCGACCTGGCCGGATTTTCTCCTCGATGCGGTCGCCTCGCTCTCCGAGGCCGAGCAGGAGGTCTTTCTCAAGGCGCTGATCAAGATGATCAGGGGCTTGCAGGAGCGGGGCGAGATCTCGACGGCGCGGATGTGCGTGGGCTGCCGCTTCTTCCGGCCCTCGGTCCACGCCGATCCCGAGCGGCCGCACCATTGCGCCTTCGTCGACGCCGCCTTCGGCGACGGGCAGTTGCGGCTCGACTGCGCGGACTTCGAGGCCGCCGCGCCCGAGGAGGCGCGGGAAAATTTTCTCAAATGGTCGAACGGATAA